From Pirellulales bacterium, the proteins below share one genomic window:
- a CDS encoding potassium channel protein — translation MLKALPSIMGQLASRKGQHNVRVLGKLLLAFVLLVVVFSVLFQLIMRWEGQTHSWMAGIYWTLVVMSTLGFGDITFTSDVGRLFSIVVLLSGTVFLLILLPFTFIQFFFVPWMEAQAAARAPRKLPKETEGHVVLTALGPVDAALIRHLQRSEIPYVVVCPDLTEALLLHDQGYRVMVGDLDDPETYRRLQVEKAELIAATRSDMNNANVAFTVREISETVPIVATASFPASVDILEFAGCNRVLQLGEMLGQSLARRILGRDAKSHVIGQFGDLLVAEAAATGTPLVGRTLADIRLREHANVNVVGVWNRGRFQIAGPQTVIHDTSVLVLAGSRAQLNNYDELFCIYKPTLGHVVIIGGGRVGRATAKTLETEGIDFRIVERSPERVRLLENSVLGDAAEIEVLQRAGILEASAVVVTTHDDDMNVYLTIYCRKLRPDIQILGRATVERNISTLHRAGADFVLSYASIGANILFNLLQRMDTLLLAEGLNVFRLPIPRGMAGRSLAESQVRESTGCNVIAVVHDGQMDINPAGHEPLPTGAELIVIGDAEAEQRFVERFPRNNQSA, via the coding sequence ATGCTTAAAGCCCTACCCTCGATCATGGGACAACTCGCCAGCCGCAAGGGTCAGCACAACGTGCGCGTGTTGGGCAAACTGCTGCTGGCATTCGTGCTGTTGGTAGTCGTCTTCAGCGTGTTGTTCCAACTTATCATGCGTTGGGAGGGGCAAACTCATAGTTGGATGGCGGGCATCTACTGGACGCTGGTGGTCATGTCGACCCTCGGCTTCGGCGACATCACGTTCACGAGCGACGTGGGGCGACTCTTCTCGATCGTCGTGTTGCTCTCGGGAACGGTCTTCCTGCTGATTCTGCTCCCGTTCACGTTCATCCAGTTTTTCTTCGTGCCCTGGATGGAGGCACAGGCGGCTGCCCGAGCGCCGCGCAAGTTGCCCAAGGAGACGGAGGGGCACGTCGTACTCACGGCGCTGGGACCAGTCGATGCGGCACTGATTCGTCACTTGCAGCGGTCCGAGATTCCCTATGTGGTGGTGTGCCCCGATCTGACCGAGGCCCTGCTGTTGCACGATCAGGGCTACCGTGTCATGGTCGGCGATCTCGACGACCCTGAGACGTATCGACGTCTGCAGGTGGAGAAGGCCGAGTTGATCGCTGCCACGCGTTCGGACATGAACAATGCGAACGTGGCATTTACGGTGCGCGAGATCTCGGAGACGGTGCCGATCGTGGCCACGGCCTCGTTCCCGGCGTCGGTCGACATTCTCGAATTCGCCGGCTGCAATCGCGTATTGCAGTTGGGCGAGATGCTCGGGCAATCGCTGGCGCGGCGGATCCTGGGACGCGACGCCAAGAGCCACGTGATCGGTCAGTTCGGCGACCTGCTGGTGGCTGAAGCGGCGGCGACGGGTACGCCACTGGTGGGGCGCACGCTGGCAGATATTCGCCTGCGCGAGCATGCCAATGTGAACGTCGTGGGAGTTTGGAATCGGGGGCGTTTCCAGATCGCCGGGCCACAAACGGTCATCCACGACACCTCCGTGCTGGTGCTGGCCGGCTCGCGAGCACAATTGAACAACTACGACGAGTTGTTCTGCATCTACAAGCCGACCCTGGGGCATGTGGTCATCATCGGCGGTGGCCGGGTCGGAAGGGCCACGGCCAAGACGCTCGAGACGGAAGGGATCGATTTTCGCATCGTCGAGCGGTCTCCCGAGCGCGTGCGATTGCTGGAAAACTCCGTGCTGGGGGACGCGGCCGAGATCGAGGTCTTACAGCGGGCGGGCATCCTAGAGGCCTCGGCTGTCGTCGTCACCACCCACGACGACGATATGAATGTCTACCTCACGATCTACTGCCGCAAGCTGCGGCCCGACATCCAGATCCTCGGTCGAGCCACGGTCGAGCGCAATATCTCGACGCTCCATCGGGCGGGCGCGGACTTCGTGCTGTCGTACGCGTCGATCGGCGCGAACATTCTCTTCAACCTGCTGCAACGCATGGATACGCTCTTGCTGGCCGAGGGCCTGAATGTGTTCCGCCTGCCGATTCCACGCGGCATGGCCGGTCGCTCGCTGGCCGAATCGCAGGTTCGCGAGTCGACGGGCTGCAACGTGATCGCCGTGGTTCACGACGGCCAGATGGATATCAATCCCGCCGGCCACGAACCTTTGCCGACAGGGGCAGAACTGATCGTGATCGGCGACGCGGAGGCAGAGCAGCGGTTCGTCGAGCGATTTCCTCGCAACAACCAGTCGGCTTGA
- a CDS encoding cyanophycinase yields the protein MSIPQPAVPVPMAHVPAGSLLVCGGGTLPDQILAHFVELAGGSEGRLVVIPTAGSDRDVDAEAEILRHWVDRGLKSVSLLHTRDSRQADTPEFVAPLSEATAVWIRGGQQSRLAETYLGTATERAIVDLFHRGGVVGGTSAGAAIQSRVMIQSGRAVPKLATGLDLLPDSIVDQHFSQRDRFGRLLHAVREHPGRVGVGIDETTAIVFRRGECRVLGGASVTVVSAKTGPDAVAVQKYRAGDSFSLLGE from the coding sequence ATGTCCATCCCGCAGCCGGCAGTGCCCGTGCCGATGGCCCATGTGCCGGCGGGTAGCCTGTTGGTGTGTGGCGGTGGCACGTTACCCGATCAGATTCTTGCCCACTTCGTCGAACTTGCCGGTGGTAGCGAGGGACGCTTGGTGGTTATCCCCACGGCCGGCAGCGACCGCGATGTCGACGCGGAAGCCGAGATTCTGCGCCATTGGGTCGATCGCGGTTTGAAGAGCGTTTCGCTGCTACATACCCGCGATTCCCGCCAGGCCGACACTCCGGAATTCGTCGCTCCCTTGAGCGAAGCCACGGCCGTCTGGATCCGCGGTGGTCAGCAATCGCGTCTGGCCGAAACCTACCTGGGGACGGCGACCGAACGGGCCATCGTCGATTTGTTTCACCGGGGCGGTGTCGTCGGGGGGACCTCGGCCGGCGCCGCGATTCAATCGCGCGTCATGATTCAATCTGGCCGTGCCGTTCCCAAACTGGCGACCGGGCTCGACCTGCTCCCCGACTCGATCGTCGATCAGCATTTCTCGCAGCGCGATCGATTTGGCCGCCTGCTGCACGCCGTGCGCGAACATCCCGGCCGCGTCGGTGTCGGCATCGACGAAACCACGGCCATCGTCTTTCGGCGCGGCGAATGCCGCGTCCTGGGGGGCGCCTCGGTCACGGTCGTGTCGGCCAAGACAGGTCCCGACGCCGTTGCCGTGCAGAAATACCGCGCCGGCGATTCCTTTAGCTTGCTCGGAGAGTAG
- a CDS encoding SDR family oxidoreductase, producing the protein MRIVVIGGSGLIGKKLCQQLRDRGHDVLAASPSSGVNTITCEGLGEALAGAQVVVDVANSPSFEDKAVLEFFETSGRHLLVFEVLARVQHHVALSVVGTDRLLASGYFRAKLAQENLIKAAGIPYTIVRATQFFEFVGAIAESSANGQSVRLPSASMQPIVSDDVVAVLADVATAAPRNATIDIAGPEKIAMDELVRQWFRAKHDPREVVTDTRAGYFGTPVDDQSLVPTDEARLGATRFADWLGRSQVQCAP; encoded by the coding sequence ATGAGAATCGTCGTTATCGGCGGCAGTGGCCTGATTGGCAAAAAGCTCTGCCAGCAACTTCGCGATCGGGGGCACGACGTGCTGGCGGCATCTCCATCTTCAGGCGTCAACACGATCACGTGCGAGGGGCTCGGCGAGGCACTGGCCGGCGCGCAGGTGGTGGTCGACGTGGCAAATTCACCCTCGTTCGAAGACAAGGCTGTGCTCGAGTTCTTCGAGACGTCGGGGCGCCATCTGCTGGTCTTCGAAGTCCTCGCGCGTGTGCAACACCACGTGGCGCTCTCGGTCGTCGGCACCGATCGTCTGCTGGCTAGTGGATATTTCCGCGCCAAGCTGGCCCAGGAGAACCTCATCAAGGCTGCTGGCATTCCCTACACGATCGTGCGCGCAACGCAGTTTTTCGAGTTCGTCGGCGCGATTGCCGAATCGTCCGCCAACGGACAGTCGGTGCGTCTTCCTTCGGCCTCGATGCAGCCGATCGTCTCCGACGACGTCGTGGCCGTGTTGGCCGATGTCGCCACGGCGGCGCCGCGCAACGCGACGATCGACATCGCCGGACCCGAGAAGATCGCCATGGACGAGTTGGTGCGACAATGGTTCCGCGCCAAGCACGATCCGCGCGAAGTCGTGACCGATACGCGGGCGGGCTACTTCGGCACGCCCGTGGACGATCAGAGTCTCGTCCCGACGGACGAAGCTCGCCTGGGGGCCACGCGCTTCGCCGACTGGCTCGGACGCTCGCAGGTGCAATGTGCGCCGTAA
- the sigJ gene encoding RNA polymerase sigma factor SigJ → MSCNLEALRPRMMSVAYRMLGSVADAEDAVQDAFLRLQTAADVTSPEGFLVRTTTRRCLDQLRACKRRKKYVGPWVPEPIDTTSALQQDLAESLSQGFLLMLERLTPNERAAFLLRTVFDYEYAEIADILGKSEQHVRQIVSRAKAHLLNEKTRYQPSPQEARGLAERFVAACRAGDVKQVEQLFADEAEVYSDGGGKTYAARTVIRGRSRAARFMAGVLHKKWRDDDMRPATVNGKPGVVFTRHGVVVHVVSLRIEQGVKAVYITVNPDKLARWSTTSID, encoded by the coding sequence ATGAGTTGCAATCTCGAAGCATTGCGTCCGCGGATGATGTCGGTGGCTTACCGCATGCTGGGCAGCGTCGCCGATGCCGAAGATGCCGTACAAGATGCCTTCCTGCGGTTGCAAACGGCCGCGGACGTCACGTCGCCCGAGGGCTTTCTCGTGCGCACGACGACGCGCCGCTGTCTCGATCAATTGCGCGCCTGCAAACGTCGCAAAAAGTACGTCGGCCCCTGGGTTCCCGAACCGATCGATACTACGAGTGCCCTCCAACAAGATCTGGCCGAGTCGCTCAGCCAGGGCTTTCTGTTGATGTTGGAACGCCTCACTCCGAACGAGCGGGCCGCTTTCCTGTTGCGTACGGTCTTCGATTACGAATACGCCGAGATCGCCGACATCCTGGGCAAGTCCGAGCAGCACGTGCGGCAAATTGTCAGCCGGGCAAAAGCGCACCTGCTGAACGAGAAAACTCGCTATCAACCCTCGCCCCAGGAGGCCCGCGGTTTGGCCGAGCGCTTCGTAGCCGCCTGCCGCGCCGGCGACGTGAAGCAGGTCGAGCAATTGTTTGCCGACGAGGCCGAGGTTTACTCCGATGGCGGCGGCAAGACGTACGCCGCTCGAACGGTCATTCGCGGACGCAGCCGTGCCGCGCGCTTCATGGCCGGCGTGTTGCACAAGAAGTGGCGCGACGATGACATGCGTCCGGCGACCGTCAACGGAAAGCCAGGTGTCGTCTTCACGCGTCATGGCGTCGTAGTACACGTCGTGTCGTTGCGAATCGAGCAAGGCGTGAAGGCGGTCTACATCACGGTCAACCCCGATAAGCTCGCCCGTTGGTCGACCACCAGCATCGACTAG
- a CDS encoding cupin domain-containing protein, with translation MLRKSLWLPIGLLLVAGGTTFAHRHTDGEAVKVLSSHEIEERFDGKPSAVTVVEVTIEPGQAGLPHRHPGPGFVYVLEGEYELGIDDQPTKIFHAGETFYEPTGCLHRVSRNPSSKSRTRLIAVVVHPRDAKEVAIPEHENPPGRAGKH, from the coding sequence ATGTTGCGCAAGTCGCTATGGTTGCCGATCGGCCTACTGCTGGTGGCTGGTGGAACCACCTTCGCTCATCGACACACAGACGGCGAAGCGGTGAAAGTCCTTTCCTCGCACGAGATCGAGGAGCGGTTTGATGGTAAACCATCGGCCGTCACGGTCGTCGAAGTCACAATCGAACCCGGCCAGGCTGGCCTGCCCCATCGACATCCCGGCCCCGGTTTCGTCTACGTGCTCGAGGGAGAATACGAATTGGGCATCGACGACCAGCCCACGAAGATCTTCCACGCGGGCGAAACCTTCTATGAGCCCACGGGGTGCCTGCACCGTGTGTCACGCAATCCGAGCAGCAAGAGTCGGACGCGCCTCATCGCCGTCGTCGTTCATCCGCGCGATGCCAAGGAGGTGGCCATTCCCGAACACGAGAATCCGCCCGGCCGCGCTGGCAAACACTGA
- a CDS encoding transcriptional regulator translates to MARSNKAPQPSERRSGRYAYEGLQRPIHEKARLGIMTSLVSHADGLSFNDLKVLCDLTDGNLNRHLEVLREAGLISVEKGQSGERRQTWCRMTDRGQAEFAAYLAELERVVADAAQTAAAAKRPGMGWSPA, encoded by the coding sequence ATGGCCCGATCGAATAAAGCTCCGCAGCCGAGCGAGCGGAGGTCGGGGCGCTACGCCTACGAAGGGCTGCAGCGTCCCATCCACGAAAAGGCCCGGCTCGGCATCATGACGTCACTCGTGTCGCACGCCGATGGCCTGTCGTTCAACGACTTGAAAGTTCTCTGCGATCTGACGGATGGGAACTTGAATCGCCATCTCGAAGTGCTGCGCGAAGCGGGATTGATCTCCGTCGAGAAGGGCCAGTCGGGAGAACGGCGACAAACCTGGTGCCGCATGACGGACCGGGGGCAGGCGGAATTCGCCGCCTACCTGGCCGAACTGGAACGCGTGGTAGCCGACGCCGCCCAGACCGCGGCAGCCGCCAAGCGCCCCGGCATGGGATGGTCGCCCGCGTGA
- a CDS encoding B12-binding domain-containing radical SAM protein, producing the protein MRTRWIPREMREAPRLDAWGVTPPPEPRFALLLNPFYPKDPHASFGKHVLTPSLALTSIAASTPRDWRVEYWDENLLAGPPPCDPFPEVVGITVHLTFAERAYELAAWYRARGAKVVLGGLHVLSCPDEATPHADALALSEGVQLWGRILDDVAAGRLQKLYRGDYRRPYRDDPAPRRDLLPRRSFLTTTSLIATRGCHNRCGFCYLATEGLHMPYLMRDVEQIVHEFEADDQPYAVFVDNNLGSRPEYLRELCQALRPLDKIWSAAVSIDVTDDPTIVREMALAGCTGVFVGFESLSDANIADARKKSPQAADYARRVALLHDHGIQVNGSFVLGFDHDRPDVFARTVDWIEQNRLECATFHILTPYPGTPLFDTMEREGRLLHKNWSLYDTAHVVFRPRHLSEEELAEGYAWCYERLFSHRSIWSRRPRDVRAVLPYLAMSYLYKRSNRLWHLLIRNQLTAATWRPLVEWTRRRHVKFRRRLAAQEPNIVTTPGTVVSAGV; encoded by the coding sequence ATGCGTACGCGATGGATCCCGCGAGAAATGCGAGAGGCGCCGCGGCTCGACGCGTGGGGCGTAACCCCGCCGCCGGAGCCGAGGTTTGCCCTGCTGCTGAATCCGTTCTACCCCAAGGATCCGCACGCGAGCTTTGGCAAGCACGTGCTGACGCCGAGCCTGGCGCTGACGAGCATCGCGGCGAGCACGCCCCGCGATTGGCGCGTCGAGTATTGGGACGAGAATCTGCTGGCTGGCCCGCCCCCCTGCGATCCATTTCCGGAGGTGGTGGGGATCACCGTTCACCTGACCTTCGCCGAACGTGCTTATGAGCTGGCGGCGTGGTATCGGGCGCGCGGCGCGAAGGTGGTGCTCGGTGGCTTGCACGTGTTGTCATGCCCCGACGAGGCGACGCCGCACGCCGACGCTCTGGCCCTGAGCGAAGGGGTGCAGTTGTGGGGGCGCATTCTCGACGATGTGGCCGCCGGTCGCCTGCAAAAACTTTATCGCGGCGATTATCGACGACCTTACCGCGACGATCCCGCCCCGCGCCGCGATCTGCTGCCGCGGCGAAGCTTTCTGACGACGACCAGCCTGATCGCCACGCGCGGCTGCCACAACCGTTGCGGGTTCTGCTACCTGGCGACCGAGGGGCTGCACATGCCCTACCTGATGCGAGACGTGGAACAGATCGTCCATGAGTTCGAGGCGGACGATCAGCCGTACGCGGTGTTCGTCGACAATAACCTGGGCTCGCGGCCCGAATATCTGCGCGAGCTGTGCCAAGCGCTGCGCCCGTTGGACAAGATCTGGAGCGCCGCGGTCTCGATCGACGTGACCGATGATCCCACAATCGTGCGCGAGATGGCGCTGGCGGGCTGCACGGGCGTTTTCGTCGGCTTCGAGTCGCTCAGTGACGCGAACATCGCCGACGCGCGTAAGAAGAGTCCGCAGGCGGCCGACTATGCGCGACGCGTGGCCCTGCTGCACGACCACGGCATTCAGGTGAACGGCAGCTTCGTGCTGGGCTTCGATCACGACCGTCCGGACGTCTTTGCGCGGACGGTCGACTGGATCGAGCAAAACCGGCTGGAGTGTGCCACGTTCCACATCCTGACGCCTTACCCAGGCACGCCGCTGTTCGACACGATGGAACGCGAGGGTCGCTTGCTGCACAAGAACTGGTCGCTGTACGACACGGCGCACGTCGTGTTCCGCCCGCGCCATCTGAGTGAAGAGGAACTGGCGGAAGGATACGCGTGGTGCTACGAGCGTTTGTTCTCGCACCGCTCGATCTGGTCGCGTCGGCCGCGCGACGTACGGGCCGTTCTGCCGTATCTGGCGATGTCGTACTTGTACAAGCGTTCGAATCGCCTCTGGCACCTGCTGATACGAAATCAACTGACGGCGGCAACGTGGCGACCACTGGTGGAATGGACGCGCCGGCGACACGTGAAGTTCCGTCGGCGGCTGGCCGCGCAGGAACCAAATATCGTGACCACGCCTGGGACAGTTGTTTCGGCTGGCGTATAG
- a CDS encoding YebC/PmpR family DNA-binding transcriptional regulator: MGRIFEKRKESIFKTAAQKSKLYSKYGKQLYMAAKNGVPDPDANPALRAMVDKAKREQIPSHVIEKAIQKAAGAGGEDFQPARYEGFGPGGALVIVDCLTDNNQRTISEVRSCFSKTGSKLAANGSVAMSFDHVAVLSFKGDNEEQVLEALLNADVDVEEVECKDGYVTIFAPPSEFYKAKTALLAAFSDVELETQEITFLPQSSTTLSAEDQPLFDKFINMLNDCEDVQDIYHNVVTSS, encoded by the coding sequence ATGGGAAGAATATTCGAGAAGCGCAAAGAGTCGATCTTCAAGACGGCAGCTCAGAAGTCGAAGCTCTATTCCAAGTACGGCAAGCAGCTCTACATGGCCGCCAAGAATGGCGTGCCCGACCCCGATGCCAATCCCGCCCTGCGGGCCATGGTCGACAAGGCCAAGCGCGAACAGATTCCCAGCCATGTGATCGAGAAGGCGATCCAGAAGGCGGCCGGCGCGGGGGGCGAGGACTTTCAGCCCGCGCGCTACGAGGGATTCGGGCCCGGCGGCGCGCTGGTGATCGTCGATTGCCTGACCGACAACAACCAGCGCACCATCTCCGAGGTGCGCAGTTGCTTCTCGAAGACCGGCTCGAAGCTGGCCGCCAACGGCTCGGTCGCCATGTCGTTCGATCACGTCGCGGTTCTCTCCTTCAAGGGAGACAACGAGGAACAGGTGCTCGAGGCGCTGCTCAATGCCGACGTCGACGTTGAAGAGGTCGAATGCAAGGATGGCTACGTGACGATCTTCGCCCCCCCGAGCGAGTTCTACAAGGCAAAGACCGCCCTGCTCGCCGCCTTCTCCGACGTCGAGCTGGAGACGCAAGAGATTACCTTCCTGCCGCAGTCCAGCACCACGCTCAGCGCCGAAGATCAGCCGCTGTTCGACAAGTTCATCAACATGCTGAACGACTGCGAAGACGTGCAGGATATCTATCACAACGTGGTGACGTCGAGTTAG
- a CDS encoding DUF1801 domain-containing protein — MDGLFRFSTAVRRDAAVDAWMLDHAGPLGAIAEHWFDVLRACGDDMRELLHDGHPTACVEDVAFAYVNAFTAHVNVGFFRGAELADPDGLLTGAGKYMRHVKLRPGHQVNPQALQRLIQSAYHDMQRRLAAE; from the coding sequence ATGGACGGACTCTTCCGCTTTTCCACCGCCGTCAGACGTGACGCTGCGGTTGACGCTTGGATGCTCGACCACGCGGGGCCCCTGGGTGCAATCGCCGAACACTGGTTCGACGTGCTGCGCGCCTGCGGCGACGATATGCGCGAACTGCTACACGATGGCCATCCGACCGCCTGCGTCGAGGACGTAGCGTTCGCCTACGTGAACGCCTTTACGGCGCACGTCAACGTGGGATTCTTTCGCGGGGCGGAGCTCGCCGACCCCGATGGCCTGCTCACGGGGGCCGGCAAGTACATGCGGCACGTCAAGCTGCGACCCGGCCACCAGGTCAATCCCCAGGCACTCCAGCGACTGATCCAGTCGGCCTACCACGACATGCAGCGACGGCTTGCGGCGGAATGA
- a CDS encoding beta-lactamase family protein, with protein sequence MKPVLAATLALAMLCLLPPGSRGADPPPRDLSALLAPVVQQNNVPGIAAAVVRRGEIVALGVAGVRTRGKPELVETADAFHIGSDTKAMTALLCGILVEEGKLSWDQTLLETFPELKKEMQVQYQQVTLEQLLTHRSGAPGDLTKYALWNKLWQFKGTPTRARRMLLESVVSKPPEAPPGEKYIYSNAGYTIAGHMAEQLTGKAWEDLMREKIFNPLGMTTAGFGAPGTRAKNDQPRGHQANGSPVEPGPGADNPPTIGPAGTVHCSIVDWAKFVAANLPSAKHKLVSSETLARLHTPAPGEPEYAMGWIVARGQPWAGGPALMHAGSNTMWYAVAWLAPEKDFAVLVACNQANDKATNDAVVALITDHFKNAPR encoded by the coding sequence ATGAAGCCCGTTCTTGCTGCCACACTTGCCCTGGCCATGCTCTGTCTTTTGCCGCCCGGTAGCCGTGGCGCGGATCCACCTCCTCGCGATCTCTCAGCTCTGCTCGCTCCCGTCGTCCAGCAGAATAACGTACCCGGCATAGCGGCTGCCGTGGTGCGCCGCGGCGAAATAGTCGCCCTGGGCGTGGCGGGTGTGCGGACGCGCGGCAAACCCGAACTGGTGGAGACGGCCGATGCGTTTCACATCGGCTCCGACACCAAGGCGATGACCGCCCTGCTCTGCGGCATCCTGGTCGAGGAAGGCAAGCTGTCGTGGGATCAAACCCTGCTCGAGACCTTTCCCGAATTGAAGAAGGAAATGCAGGTGCAGTACCAGCAGGTCACGCTCGAGCAACTCCTCACGCATCGCAGCGGAGCCCCGGGCGATCTCACGAAGTATGCACTTTGGAACAAGCTCTGGCAGTTCAAGGGCACCCCCACCAGAGCGCGCCGTATGCTTCTCGAATCAGTCGTGTCGAAGCCGCCGGAGGCCCCGCCCGGCGAGAAGTACATCTATTCGAATGCCGGCTATACAATCGCCGGTCATATGGCCGAGCAGCTCACGGGCAAGGCATGGGAAGATCTCATGCGCGAAAAGATCTTCAATCCACTCGGCATGACCACGGCCGGCTTTGGCGCCCCGGGCACCCGTGCGAAGAACGATCAGCCGCGCGGCCATCAGGCCAATGGCTCGCCGGTCGAGCCCGGTCCTGGGGCCGACAACCCACCGACCATCGGTCCCGCAGGCACCGTCCACTGTTCGATCGTCGACTGGGCCAAGTTCGTCGCGGCAAATCTTCCTTCGGCAAAGCACAAGCTCGTTTCGAGCGAAACGCTCGCCCGGCTCCACACGCCAGCGCCGGGCGAGCCCGAGTACGCCATGGGCTGGATCGTTGCGCGTGGCCAACCCTGGGCCGGTGGTCCCGCCCTGATGCATGCCGGCAGCAATACGATGTGGTATGCCGTGGCGTGGCTGGCGCCGGAGAAGGACTTCGCCGTTCTCGTCGCCTGCAATCAGGCCAACGACAAGGCTACGAACGACGCCGTCGTTGCCCTCATCACCGATCATTTCAAGAATGCCCCGAGATAA
- a CDS encoding alpha/beta fold hydrolase → MGDPLGPLVIHNHGGPSSRLEARLFADVATRHGLRFLCVDRPGYGQSSPQRTPAHASWADDLTTIADTLGYREFGVTGWSGGGPSALAAAAYIDPARLRHVTCISGGNYGTFGDNWAADQLSKIDALGACSPCTSSPVSVSCMPRSASRPNIFARPISINCARRSATTIDRSCCNRGSRPPSATRAPSALRKGAMGWSATRSSTIGTGPSM, encoded by the coding sequence GTGGGAGATCCGCTCGGTCCGCTGGTGATTCACAACCACGGCGGCCCCAGCAGTCGCCTCGAGGCCCGCCTCTTCGCCGACGTAGCCACGCGGCATGGCCTGCGGTTTCTATGCGTCGACCGGCCCGGTTATGGACAATCGAGTCCGCAGCGAACGCCCGCCCATGCCTCTTGGGCCGACGACCTGACGACGATCGCCGATACGCTCGGCTACCGCGAATTCGGCGTCACCGGTTGGTCGGGGGGAGGTCCGTCGGCCCTCGCGGCCGCCGCGTATATCGATCCGGCGCGATTGCGTCACGTGACCTGCATCTCCGGTGGCAACTACGGAACGTTCGGCGACAACTGGGCCGCCGATCAGCTTTCCAAGATCGATGCCCTGGGGGCTTGCTCGCCTTGCACTTCGAGCCCGGTTTCCGTCTCATGTATGCCACGCTCGGCATCACGGCCGAACATTTTCGCAAGACCTATCTCGATCAACTGCGCAAGGCGGTCAGCGACTACGATCGACAGATCTTGCTGCAACCGGGGGTCGAGGCCGCCTTCAGCGACGCGAGCGCCGAGTGCTTTGCGCAAGGGAGCGATGGGCTGGTCCGCGACGCGGAGCTCGACTATCGGCACTGGGCCTTCGATGTGA
- a CDS encoding ankyrin repeat domain-containing protein, with protein sequence MLTLIAIATIFNMCIMPPISFAPGTESLIDSYQPVSDKDIRDFEQKIGFTLPEDYRAFLLQRNGGWFCHDEVCPLKDPRGYQGEKLIDLDSLDSLSTDNVGLEYRRNNYGGQLPPDMLVIGTAAMGDGLVVPLTGKRRGAVLLFDHEGSGEWNERLYLIADSFETFMHSIKSQPEVTEALPLFQAAQTADFVALERLLQAGESLETRNERGETPLMCAAGWRQPRVVEFLLKRGADMHAQDISSKTVLIHAARGGSVDCVGLVLEAGANINSQDEDGQSALTRAIGSLYTRAALYLIEHGADVHVRDKSGKTTLIHAAKWNLSGLSRRLLEAGVDVNAQDKEGESALTASIRPSGGNVTSIYLIEQGADIHVQTKRGETPLSMAKYANLKELLKQRLNESR encoded by the coding sequence ATGCTTACTTTAATTGCCATAGCCACTATATTTAATATGTGCATTATGCCGCCAATTTCCTTTGCCCCAGGCACAGAGTCGCTAATAGACAGCTATCAACCGGTTTCCGACAAGGACATTCGTGATTTTGAACAAAAGATCGGTTTTACACTTCCAGAAGACTATCGTGCATTCTTACTCCAGCGCAACGGTGGTTGGTTTTGCCATGATGAGGTTTGTCCATTAAAGGATCCCCGCGGATACCAGGGAGAGAAACTAATTGATCTCGATAGCTTGGATAGCCTAAGCACCGACAATGTTGGTTTGGAATACAGACGAAACAATTACGGAGGACAATTACCACCAGATATGCTAGTCATTGGCACGGCGGCTATGGGAGACGGACTGGTTGTACCATTGACTGGCAAACGCCGCGGTGCCGTCTTGCTTTTTGATCACGAAGGTTCCGGTGAGTGGAATGAGCGGCTGTACTTGATCGCAGATTCTTTCGAAACCTTCATGCACTCGATTAAATCGCAGCCGGAGGTCACGGAAGCCCTGCCGCTTTTTCAGGCAGCGCAGACGGCGGATTTCGTGGCCCTTGAACGGCTGCTTCAAGCAGGCGAGTCCCTCGAAACCCGCAACGAGCGCGGAGAAACTCCATTAATGTGCGCCGCTGGATGGCGTCAGCCCCGTGTTGTGGAGTTCCTGCTTAAACGTGGCGCGGACATGCATGCTCAAGACATCTCAAGCAAGACAGTATTGATTCACGCCGCAAGAGGAGGTTCCGTCGATTGCGTAGGGCTGGTTCTGGAAGCTGGAGCCAATATCAACAGTCAGGATGAAGATGGCCAGTCAGCGCTGACAAGGGCAATCGGAAGTCTTTACACGCGAGCGGCGTTGTACTTGATCGAACATGGTGCGGATGTCCATGTCCGCGACAAATCAGGAAAAACGACCTTGATCCACGCCGCCAAATGGAACTTATCAGGCTTGTCGCGACGACTGTTGGAAGCCGGAGTCGATGTCAATGCACAAGACAAGGAAGGAGAATCAGCGCTCACAGCATCCATCAGGCCTTCTGGTGGCAACGTTACTTCAATCTACCTGATCGAACAAGGTGCGGACATTCATGTGCAAACCAAACGCGGCGAGACCCCCCTGTCGATGGCCAAGTACGCCAATCTGAAAGAATTGCTCAAGCAGCGTTTGAATGAATCGCGATGA